The following are from one region of the Nocardia terpenica genome:
- a CDS encoding C40 family peptidase, whose translation MNAVKAAVALTLSSTLVLLVVIVVIGGGPGISCAATVDGGGVTGRTGGPVAGMSERQLQLARNGVAIGKQRREPAPVIVAELAAQITESTLRNLANPAVPQSLTYANDGLGYDHDSVGPHQMRASVWGAAGIAALMTPPYQFNWFYTQADRVTGRDRMSVADIAQAVENSAPDAYGASLDLAQRLYQMFAGIDVSQLPAAPGQTPGGCGTDGQGAPLTQDQEAFGQAVIRAATRWIGTPYVWGGGDFSGPTNGGFDCSALVQYALFQASGGRIRLPRTTREQVNAPGAQPIPFNDRQPGDLIFFTDPGETAPHHVAVYVGRDQHGQDVIVHAPESGQTVTLAPLWRSEHLDVRRYSLPGTSSPVGSHASLAPSQ comes from the coding sequence GTGAACGCTGTGAAAGCCGCTGTGGCGCTGACGCTATCGAGCACGCTCGTACTGCTTGTGGTGATCGTGGTGATCGGCGGCGGGCCGGGTATCTCGTGCGCGGCGACGGTCGACGGTGGAGGAGTGACCGGCCGGACCGGGGGGCCGGTGGCGGGTATGTCGGAGCGGCAACTCCAGTTGGCGCGCAACGGGGTCGCGATCGGCAAACAGCGGCGCGAGCCCGCGCCGGTGATCGTGGCCGAACTGGCCGCGCAGATCACCGAATCCACCCTCCGGAATTTGGCGAATCCCGCTGTGCCGCAATCGCTGACCTACGCCAACGACGGGCTCGGTTACGACCACGACTCGGTCGGCCCACACCAGATGCGCGCCAGTGTCTGGGGTGCGGCCGGGATCGCGGCGTTGATGACCCCGCCGTATCAGTTCAACTGGTTCTACACCCAAGCCGACCGAGTGACCGGCCGCGACCGGATGTCGGTCGCCGATATTGCCCAGGCTGTGGAGAACTCGGCCCCGGACGCCTACGGCGCGAGTCTGGACCTAGCGCAACGCCTGTACCAGATGTTCGCGGGCATCGACGTGTCCCAGCTGCCCGCAGCGCCGGGGCAGACGCCGGGCGGGTGCGGGACCGACGGGCAGGGCGCACCCCTGACCCAGGACCAGGAGGCGTTCGGGCAGGCCGTGATCCGCGCCGCCACTCGCTGGATCGGCACCCCCTACGTGTGGGGCGGCGGCGACTTCTCCGGCCCCACCAATGGTGGTTTCGACTGCTCCGCGCTGGTGCAGTACGCGCTGTTCCAAGCCTCCGGCGGACGCATCCGGTTGCCCCGCACCACCCGGGAACAGGTCAACGCCCCGGGCGCACAACCGATCCCGTTCAACGACCGGCAACCGGGGGATCTGATCTTCTTCACCGACCCCGGCGAGACGGCGCCGCATCACGTCGCGGTGTATGTGGGCCGCGACCAGCACGGCCAAGACGTGATCGTGCACGCGCCCGAGAGCGGCCAGACCGTCACCCTGGCACCGCTCTGGCGCAGCGAGCACCTGGACGTACGCCGCTACAGCCTGCCCGGCACCAGCTCACCTGTAGGATCTCATGCTTCGCTTGCGCCTTCTCAGTGA
- a CDS encoding cation transporter — protein sequence MTSLDDPLRRSLLRRGFALEYATLGWNVVGIVVLAVAAFTARSVALAGFGLDSLIEIGASTVVIWELTGTGEARQRFALRVIGIGFAALAVYLLAQSTVVLATGFHPEHSPLGIAWTAVTAIAMFALAAGKARTGAALGNPVLATEGRVTLIDGLLAVAVLLGLLLNSLVGWWWADPVAGYVLVVYALREVREIFSSND from the coding sequence GTGACCAGCCTCGATGACCCCCTCCGGCGATCCTTGCTGCGCAGAGGATTCGCGCTGGAATACGCCACGCTCGGGTGGAACGTGGTCGGTATCGTCGTGCTCGCTGTCGCCGCGTTCACCGCCCGATCGGTCGCGCTGGCTGGGTTCGGGCTGGATTCGTTGATCGAGATCGGTGCGTCGACTGTTGTGATCTGGGAACTGACCGGCACGGGCGAAGCACGTCAACGCTTCGCGCTGCGGGTGATCGGCATTGGATTCGCCGCGCTGGCGGTGTATCTGCTGGCGCAATCCACCGTCGTCCTGGCTACCGGCTTCCACCCCGAGCACTCCCCGCTGGGAATCGCCTGGACCGCCGTCACCGCTATTGCGATGTTCGCTCTCGCTGCGGGTAAGGCCCGCACCGGCGCTGCGCTCGGCAACCCTGTCCTGGCCACGGAAGGCCGTGTCACCCTCATCGACGGGTTGCTCGCTGTCGCTGTGTTGCTCGGCCTGCTGCTCAACAGCCTTGTCGGCTGGTGGTGGGCAGACCCCGTCGCCGGATACGTCCTGGTCGTCTACGCGTTGCGCGAGGTGCGAGAAATCTTCTCCAGCAACGACTGA